One genomic window of Neisseria sp. oral taxon 014 str. F0314 includes the following:
- the ttcA gene encoding tRNA 2-thiocytidine(32) synthetase TtcA encodes MSKKNKQELENNKLSKRLRHAVGDAINDFNMIEPGDKIMVCLSGGKDSYALLDILRQLQASAPIDFELVAVNLDQKQPGFPEEVLPTYLESIGVPYKIVEEDTYSTVKRVLDEGKTTCSLCSRLRRGILYRTAKELGCTKIALGHHRDDILATMFLNMFYGGKLKAMPPKLVSDNGEHIVIRPLAYVKEKDLIKYAELKQFPIIPCNLCGSQPNLQRQVIGDMLRDWDKRFPGRIESMFSALQNVVPSHLADPELFDFVGLERGQALKHGGDLAFDSEKMPERFSDGLEEDGSEIKIEPQKAERKIINILANKPKTCGA; translated from the coding sequence ATGTCCAAAAAAAACAAACAAGAATTAGAAAACAACAAACTCAGCAAACGTTTGCGCCACGCCGTCGGCGATGCGATTAACGATTTCAACATGATAGAGCCGGGCGACAAAATCATGGTCTGCCTCTCCGGCGGCAAAGACAGCTACGCCCTGTTAGACATCCTGCGCCAGCTCCAAGCCAGCGCGCCGATTGATTTCGAGCTGGTTGCCGTCAATCTCGACCAAAAGCAGCCGGGCTTCCCCGAAGAAGTGCTGCCGACCTATCTCGAAAGCATAGGCGTACCGTACAAAATCGTCGAAGAAGACACCTACTCCACCGTCAAACGCGTATTGGACGAAGGCAAAACGACTTGTTCGCTGTGTAGCCGCCTGCGCCGCGGCATCCTCTACCGCACGGCAAAAGAATTGGGTTGCACCAAAATCGCCTTGGGACACCACCGCGACGACATCCTCGCTACCATGTTCCTGAATATGTTTTATGGTGGCAAACTCAAAGCCATGCCGCCCAAACTGGTGAGCGACAACGGCGAACACATCGTCATCCGCCCGCTGGCGTATGTGAAAGAAAAAGATTTGATTAAATACGCCGAACTGAAGCAATTCCCGATTATCCCGTGCAACCTCTGCGGCTCGCAGCCCAACCTGCAACGCCAAGTCATTGGCGATATGCTGCGCGATTGGGACAAACGCTTCCCCGGCCGTATCGAATCGATGTTCTCCGCCCTGCAAAACGTCGTTCCTTCCCATCTTGCCGACCCTGAACTTTTCGATTTCGTCGGTTTGGAACGCGGCCAAGCCTTGAAACACGGCGGCGATTTGGCGTTTGACAGCGAAAAAATGCCCGAACGTTTTTCAGACGGCCTCGAAGAAGACGGCAGCGAAATCAAAATCGAACCGCAAAAAGCAGAACGCAAAATTATCAACATTCTGGCCAACAAGCCGAAAACCTGCGGCGCATAA
- a CDS encoding DUF456 family protein: MTTILILLGLIAVLVGLLGTIYPAIPGLGLMFGGAWLLAYAGNYQVYGTNTLIFIGIAAAFGMAMDYVSGVLGAKYTGASKQALWGAFIGGITGAFLSLPGLLLGPLVGAGVGEFIAKRDMLQAGKVSLGTFIGFIIGMIAKVGCALAIVLTLLSVWIFNLFT, encoded by the coding sequence ATGACTACGATTTTAATCCTCCTAGGGCTGATAGCCGTACTCGTCGGCCTGCTCGGTACCATTTACCCCGCCATCCCAGGTTTGGGACTGATGTTCGGCGGCGCGTGGCTGCTGGCTTACGCGGGCAACTATCAGGTTTACGGTACGAATACGCTGATTTTTATCGGCATCGCGGCCGCCTTCGGCATGGCCATGGACTATGTTTCGGGCGTACTGGGGGCAAAATACACCGGCGCAAGCAAACAGGCTTTATGGGGCGCGTTCATCGGCGGCATTACCGGCGCCTTCCTTTCCCTGCCCGGCCTGCTGCTCGGCCCGCTCGTCGGTGCGGGAGTTGGCGAGTTCATTGCCAAACGGGATATGTTGCAGGCAGGCAAAGTCAGCTTGGGTACGTTTATCGGCTTCATCATCGGCATGATTGCCAAAGTCGGCTGTGCGCTGGCCATTGTCCTGACCCTGCTGTCGGTATGGATTTTCAACTTGTTTACCTGA
- a CDS encoding YecA family protein, with amino-acid sequence MQHHFDEHSRKRLMELLDEKSLTHNTMRSDEVQGFMMALLSGPDALTPEDWLPEVLGEEALFEAKERTEVERLVLALAVDMRRQMSDKHLPDLWLYEDNAGNPDFYTWCNAYLYALEVVPTNWFETVNQEEFEDLFYPIMALGGIYDEEENGEIVLHLTDSELTELESDLPHTLLDIYFYWQAIINKPKTVRRTEAKVGRNDPCPCGSGKKYKACCGKLS; translated from the coding sequence ATGCAGCATCATTTTGACGAACATTCCCGCAAACGACTGATGGAGTTGCTGGACGAAAAATCTTTAACCCACAACACCATGCGTTCCGACGAAGTGCAGGGCTTCATGATGGCGCTGCTTTCCGGCCCGGATGCGTTGACTCCAGAAGACTGGTTGCCCGAAGTATTGGGGGAGGAAGCGCTGTTTGAAGCCAAAGAGCGGACGGAGGTGGAGCGTCTGGTGTTGGCGCTGGCGGTGGATATGCGCAGGCAGATGTCGGACAAACACTTGCCCGATTTATGGCTTTATGAAGACAATGCGGGCAATCCTGATTTTTATACTTGGTGCAACGCTTATCTTTATGCGCTGGAAGTGGTGCCTACCAATTGGTTTGAAACGGTCAATCAAGAAGAGTTTGAGGATTTGTTTTATCCGATTATGGCTTTGGGCGGTATTTACGACGAGGAGGAAAACGGCGAAATCGTCCTGCATCTGACTGATTCCGAGCTGACGGAACTGGAATCCGATTTGCCTCATACGCTGCTGGATATTTATTTTTACTGGCAGGCTATTATCAACAAGCCGAAAACCGTCCGCCGCACAGAGGCGAAGGTGGGGCGCAACGACCCGTGCCCGTGCGGCAGCGGCAAGAAATACAAAGCCTGTTGCGGCAAATTAAGCTGA
- a CDS encoding RNA methyltransferase gives MKLITSAQNDRLKYLSKLLSQAKARRASGQTVLEGVHLLQAYLQAGLTPVQVYIPESKLQQREILALIAALPEQAVTSVANAALSRITSLSEADDIMTLINIPAQDAWPVNGDCVVLDRIQDPGNVGTVMRSAAAAGVGCLVVGIGSADVWSPKVLRAAMGAHFLLKIHTEVRLAQWISSYRDKVWATALHHQNNHNLYNLDLHQSAAWIFGNEGSGVDDNILDQVSGCVRIPMAGKTESLNVAMAATVCLFEQMRQRQAEQ, from the coding sequence ATGAAACTGATTACATCCGCGCAAAACGACCGGCTCAAGTATTTGTCCAAGCTGCTTTCACAGGCTAAGGCCCGCAGGGCGTCCGGTCAGACCGTTTTGGAAGGCGTGCATCTGTTGCAGGCTTATTTGCAGGCCGGATTGACACCCGTGCAGGTTTATATCCCCGAATCGAAATTGCAGCAGCGGGAAATCCTTGCGTTGATTGCGGCGTTGCCTGAGCAGGCTGTTACTTCGGTGGCAAATGCCGCATTGTCTAGAATTACCAGTCTGAGCGAAGCGGATGACATAATGACGCTGATTAATATTCCCGCACAGGATGCTTGGCCGGTAAACGGCGACTGCGTGGTGTTGGACAGGATACAAGACCCCGGCAATGTCGGTACGGTGATGCGCAGTGCGGCGGCGGCGGGTGTCGGATGTCTGGTTGTCGGAATAGGCAGTGCGGACGTCTGGTCGCCGAAAGTGCTGCGTGCCGCAATGGGTGCGCATTTTCTGTTGAAAATCCATACGGAAGTGCGTTTGGCGCAGTGGATTTCATCGTATCGGGATAAGGTTTGGGCGACCGCGCTGCACCATCAAAACAACCATAACCTCTATAATCTGGATTTGCATCAGTCGGCTGCTTGGATTTTCGGCAACGAAGGCAGCGGCGTGGACGATAATATTTTAGACCAAGTCAGCGGCTGCGTCAGAATACCGATGGCGGGGAAGACCGAATCACTGAATGTGGCGATGGCCGCTACCGTCTGTTTGTTTGAGCAGATGCGGCAGAGGCAGGCCGAGCAATGA
- a CDS encoding sigma-E factor negative regulatory protein — protein sequence MQTTINDKFEYISIAMDDDCLSEEILDKLLADKEASQKWYEYHLIGDCLRSRKEGMGKDFDFAQSSNFMATLAEISLENKRLYEAGQIKPVKDLPVQASNHAFKGFAIAASVAAVAVSVWQLLPQTEQADVAPVAVEQQRPARAEVVEVSGKPDAKSASAPVVAPVMPSNVEEKPKSQSAVHIESQHVSQQRQQTIVD from the coding sequence ATGCAGACAACAATAAACGATAAATTCGAATATATTTCCATTGCAATGGATGACGACTGTTTGTCCGAAGAAATTCTGGATAAACTTCTGGCCGATAAAGAAGCGTCGCAAAAATGGTATGAGTACCATTTAATCGGCGATTGCCTCAGAAGCCGCAAAGAAGGCATGGGTAAAGATTTCGATTTTGCCCAAAGCTCGAATTTTATGGCGACTTTAGCCGAAATCAGTTTGGAAAACAAACGCCTTTATGAGGCGGGACAAATTAAACCGGTTAAAGACCTGCCTGTACAAGCGTCGAATCACGCGTTTAAGGGTTTTGCCATAGCGGCGAGTGTGGCGGCGGTAGCGGTTTCCGTATGGCAGCTTTTGCCGCAGACCGAGCAGGCCGATGTTGCTCCCGTTGCAGTGGAACAGCAGCGTCCGGCACGCGCCGAAGTGGTGGAAGTGAGCGGCAAGCCTGATGCGAAGTCGGCATCCGCGCCGGTAGTTGCTCCCGTTATGCCGAGTAACGTTGAAGAAAAACCGAAAAGCCAGTCTGCCGTGCATATCGAATCTCAACATGTGTCGCAGCAGCGTCAGCAGACCATCGTAGATTGA
- the rpoE gene encoding RNA polymerase sigma factor RpoE: MNDRKIDQMLVERAQQGEQKAFEMLMSKYQRRLFRLITRFVKDEHDVNDVAQEAMIKAYRALPGFRGESAFYTWLYRIAINTAKNFLITSGKRPFVSAEAANEEGDVLDLSDQVADYHTPEAEMVNREILQTVEAAISKLPDDLRKAITLREMDGLSYEEIAQIMDCPIGTVRSRIFRAREVIAKDLRPLLDTSENQRW, encoded by the coding sequence ATGAATGATCGTAAAATCGATCAAATGCTGGTAGAGCGCGCGCAACAAGGCGAACAAAAAGCGTTTGAAATGTTGATGTCAAAGTACCAACGCCGCTTATTCAGACTGATTACCCGTTTTGTTAAAGACGAACATGACGTAAATGATGTGGCGCAAGAGGCAATGATTAAAGCATACCGCGCTTTGCCGGGTTTTCGCGGAGAAAGTGCTTTTTATACATGGCTGTATCGCATCGCCATCAATACAGCGAAAAACTTTTTAATTACTTCGGGAAAGCGGCCGTTTGTTAGTGCAGAAGCCGCCAACGAAGAAGGGGATGTTCTCGATTTGTCCGATCAGGTGGCGGATTACCATACGCCGGAAGCCGAAATGGTCAATCGGGAAATATTGCAAACTGTTGAAGCAGCTATTTCCAAGCTGCCAGACGACTTACGGAAAGCCATCACCTTAAGGGAGATGGACGGTTTGTCTTATGAGGAAATTGCTCAGATAATGGATTGTCCAATCGGTACGGTGCGCTCGCGGATTTTCCGTGCGCGCGAAGTAATCGCAAAAGACTTAAGGCCTTTGTTGGATACATCCGAGAACCAAAGGTGGTAG
- the tilS gene encoding tRNA lysidine(34) synthetase TilS, with amino-acid sequence MDLLECLFMNETPSLSGKDIEVGLSGGLDSVVLLHMLSRLRQQHGFSLRAVHVHHGLSPNADDWAEFCLDYCNRLSIPIRIAHVRVKKGNSGIEAAARAERYRVFSDGLSDILALAHHQDDQVETFMLAVVRGGGLRSLAAMPQQRDLNAETKIWRPLLPFTRSDLQHYAELHHLDFIEDESNKDSAYLRNWLRNEALPAWRGRIPHFDRHILSNIRSLQEDLELLDEIVRQDYEFVYGGGRFSVAKWRDLGSRRRRHVLRHFVLQHGLGTPSQSSISDFERVLMESDKAEWKLPAGTVYLYRGSLFPLLRQKMDKISKSKGKVIRGRLKDILLDNGFVLQPSPFGLSEELLAQEGIVRNMNNNDVIKLDCGTKPVKKVLQEYHILPLVRKSWPIIINADKECVAVANLRAGVDFQVENGVIPVFFEYQEYITELNYK; translated from the coding sequence ATGGATTTGCTCGAATGCCTGTTTATGAATGAAACGCCATCCTTATCTGGCAAAGATATTGAAGTCGGCTTGAGCGGAGGGCTGGATTCGGTCGTATTACTGCATATGCTGTCCCGTTTGAGGCAACAACATGGTTTTTCACTGCGCGCCGTACATGTTCATCACGGACTGAGTCCGAACGCCGATGATTGGGCGGAATTTTGCCTTGATTACTGCAATCGTTTGAGCATTCCTATCCGTATTGCACATGTTCGGGTCAAAAAAGGAAATTCGGGTATCGAGGCGGCGGCCCGCGCCGAGCGTTATCGCGTATTTTCAGACGGCCTCAGCGATATTTTGGCGTTGGCCCACCATCAAGACGATCAAGTAGAAACTTTTATGCTGGCCGTTGTACGCGGAGGCGGGCTGCGTTCGTTGGCCGCTATGCCGCAACAGCGGGATTTAAACGCCGAAACGAAAATATGGCGGCCGTTACTGCCGTTCACCCGTAGCGACTTGCAGCATTATGCCGAACTGCATCATTTGGATTTTATCGAAGACGAGAGTAACAAAGATTCGGCCTATCTGCGTAACTGGTTACGCAACGAAGCCTTACCGGCATGGCGCGGACGGATACCGCATTTCGACCGGCATATTTTGTCCAATATCCGTTCGTTACAGGAAGATTTGGAGTTGCTGGACGAAATCGTACGGCAGGATTATGAATTTGTGTACGGCGGCGGTAGGTTTTCCGTAGCGAAATGGCGTGATTTGGGCAGCAGGCGCCGCCGCCATGTATTGCGGCATTTTGTGTTGCAACACGGTTTGGGAACACCTTCGCAAAGCAGTATTTCGGACTTTGAACGGGTATTGATGGAATCGGATAAGGCCGAATGGAAGCTCCCTGCCGGAACGGTTTATTTGTATCGTGGAAGCCTGTTCCCTCTGCTGCGGCAAAAAATGGACAAAATTTCCAAATCCAAAGGAAAAGTCATCAGAGGCCGTCTGAAAGATATCCTGTTGGACAACGGGTTTGTTTTACAACCTAGCCCTTTCGGATTGTCGGAAGAGTTGCTGGCACAGGAAGGAATAGTCCGTAACATGAATAATAATGATGTAATTAAATTAGATTGCGGAACAAAGCCAGTAAAGAAAGTGTTGCAGGAATACCATATCCTACCGCTCGTCCGGAAAAGTTGGCCGATTATCATAAATGCCGATAAAGAGTGTGTTGCAGTTGCTAACCTCAGGGCCGGCGTAGATTTCCAAGTTGAAAATGGGGTAATCCCTGTTTTTTTTGAGTATCAAGAGTATATTACGGAACTAAATTACAAATAA
- a CDS encoding acetyl-CoA carboxylase carboxyltransferase subunit alpha: MKPVFLDFEQPIAELTNKIDELRFVQGESAVDISDEIARLQKKSNDLTKSIFSKLTPAQISQVSRHPQRPYTYDYINTLFTDFEELHGDRHYADDHAIVGGLARFNGQSVVVVGHQKGRDTKEKIRRNFGMPRPEGYRKALRLMQTAEKFNLPVMTFVDTPGAYPGIGAEERGQSEAIGRNLYELTRLRVPILCTIIGEGGSGGALAIAVGDYVNMLQYSTYSVISPEGCASILWKTAEKAADAAQALGITAKRLLDLGLIDRIINEPLGGAHRDMQTAMKNVKAVLEEQLREAQSIPMADLLSRRFDRIMAYGQFTEK; the protein is encoded by the coding sequence ATGAAACCTGTTTTTTTGGATTTTGAACAACCTATTGCCGAATTAACCAATAAAATCGACGAGTTGCGTTTTGTGCAAGGTGAGTCGGCCGTTGATATTTCCGATGAAATCGCACGGCTGCAAAAGAAAAGCAACGATTTGACCAAATCAATTTTCAGCAAATTGACACCGGCACAGATCTCACAGGTTTCCCGCCATCCCCAGCGTCCTTATACCTATGATTATATAAATACGCTTTTCACTGATTTCGAGGAACTGCACGGCGACCGCCATTATGCGGACGATCATGCCATCGTCGGTGGCTTGGCGCGGTTCAACGGCCAAAGTGTTGTCGTTGTCGGCCATCAAAAAGGTCGGGACACCAAAGAGAAAATCCGCCGCAATTTCGGTATGCCCCGCCCCGAAGGTTATCGGAAGGCTTTGCGGTTGATGCAGACGGCGGAAAAATTCAATTTGCCGGTCATGACTTTTGTAGACACGCCCGGGGCATATCCGGGTATCGGTGCGGAAGAGCGCGGCCAGTCCGAGGCCATCGGCCGAAACCTGTATGAACTGACACGCCTGCGCGTACCGATTTTGTGCACGATTATCGGCGAAGGCGGTTCGGGCGGTGCATTGGCGATTGCTGTCGGCGATTATGTGAATATGTTGCAATATTCGACTTATTCGGTTATCTCTCCAGAGGGATGTGCTTCGATTTTATGGAAAACCGCAGAGAAAGCGGCCGATGCGGCTCAGGCTTTGGGTATTACTGCCAAACGTCTGTTGGATTTGGGTTTAATCGACCGGATTATCAATGAACCGTTGGGCGGTGCGCATCGTGATATGCAAACGGCTATGAAAAACGTTAAAGCGGTGTTGGAAGAACAGCTTCGCGAAGCTCAGTCCATCCCGATGGCCGATTTGTTGTCCCGCCGTTTCGATCGCATCATGGCTTATGGCCAGTTCACTGAAAAATAA
- a CDS encoding RNA-binding S4 domain-containing protein: MKNDHDTGTMRLDKWLWAARFFKTRALAQKHIELGRILVNGMKVKNSKNITVGDTIDLTLNSLPYKIKVTALNHQRRPAPEARLLYAEDMDTAARREQQRLLDQASRVSAAYPDGRPTKRDRRQLDRMKRESW, translated from the coding sequence ATGAAAAACGATCACGACACCGGCACTATGCGCTTGGACAAATGGCTTTGGGCGGCACGTTTTTTCAAAACGCGCGCTCTGGCTCAAAAGCACATCGAATTGGGGCGGATTTTAGTTAACGGCATGAAAGTCAAAAACAGTAAAAACATCACGGTCGGCGACACCATAGACTTAACGCTCAACTCATTACCCTACAAAATCAAAGTCACCGCCCTCAATCACCAACGTCGTCCGGCCCCCGAAGCCCGTTTGCTCTACGCAGAAGATATGGACACAGCGGCACGGCGCGAACAACAAAGGCTGCTGGATCAGGCAAGCCGAGTCAGTGCCGCCTATCCCGACGGGCGCCCTACCAAGCGCGACCGCCGCCAACTTGACCGGATGAAGCGGGAAAGTTGGTAA